The segment ATCTCAGACTGGTCAACCCGGCGAACAAGCGCAAATACACCGTCATCGTCGTGGGCACGGGGCTGGCCGGCGCGTCGGCCGCCGCATCGCTCTCGGAACTCGGGTATCAAGTCAAAGCGTTCTGTTTCCAGGACACGCCCCGCCGCGCCCACAGCATTGCGGCGCAGGGCGGCATCAACGCCGCGAAGAACTACCAGAATGACAACGACAGTATCTACCGCCT is part of the Candidatus Hydrogenedentota bacterium genome and harbors:
- a CDS encoding FAD-binding protein — translated: MLESHIPGGPIAEKWTRHRDHLRLVNPANKRKYTVIVVGTGLAGASAAASLSELGYQVKAFCFQDTPRRAHSIAAQGGINAAKNYQNDNDSIYRL